A stretch of Miscanthus floridulus cultivar M001 chromosome 13, ASM1932011v1, whole genome shotgun sequence DNA encodes these proteins:
- the LOC136500521 gene encoding LOW QUALITY PROTEIN: AT-hook motif nuclear-localized protein 1-like (The sequence of the model RefSeq protein was modified relative to this genomic sequence to represent the inferred CDS: deleted 1 base in 1 codon) has protein sequence MEAKPGEASAAPAPASAPPPMAAAAVAAPVTAAAPTEATVSFQQPAPAAERGSSSAVLVPPLATAAGGGGAMALGPVLMKVPKKRGRPRKYGPDGSLIRPLNATPISASAPMPTAVAPGQYTPASAVGAAMKRGRGRPLDFAAAAAKQHQQQHHTQHHQLHHHQHQQQQQFGFHFNSIGDMVSCSAGANFTPHIITVAPGEDVTMKVISFSQQGPRAICILSANGVISNVTLRQPDSSGGTLTYEGRFELLSLSGSFMPTENSGTRSRSGGMSVSLASPDGRVVGGGVAGLLVAASPVQIVVGSFLPSYQMEQKNKKPRVDAAPTTVPQTPPAVPISSADTHSSEQGQQSSAAQRGMTSGGAYGADQSWASPAQQPMAELSRTPSSGDLKMTASGS, from the exons ATGGAGGCCAAGCCGGGGGAAGCGAGTGCCGCGCCTGCTCCTGCTTCTGCGCCTCCGcctatggcggcggcggcggtggcagcaccAGTTACCGCGGCGGCGCCAACAGAGGCGACGGTGAGCTTTCAGCAGCCTGCGCCGGCGGCGGAGAGGGGTAGCTCGAGCGCCGTGCTGGTGCCGCCTCTGGCTACGGCGGCGGGAGGAGGCGGTGCGATGGCGCTCGGGCCGGTGCTGATGAAGGTGCCGAAGAAGCGCGGGAGGCCGCGCAAGTACGGGCCGGACGGGAGCCTGATCCGCCCGCTGAACGCCACGCCGATCTCGGCGTCCGCGCCCATGCCCACCGCCGTGGCGCCGGGGCAGTACACGCCGGCCTCCGCGGTGGGCGCCGCCATGAAGCGCGGCAGGGGACGGCCCCTCgacttcgccgccgccgccgccaagcagCACCAGCAGCAACACCATACCCAGCACCACCagctccaccaccaccaacaccagcagcagcagcagttcgGCTTCCACTTCAACTCCATAG GTGACATGGTGTCATGTTCTGCTGGTGCTAATTTCACTCCGCATATAATTACCGTCGCTCCTGGTGAG GATGTGACGATGAAGGTTATATCATTTTCCCAACAAGGACCACGAGCCATCTGTATTCTCTCAGCAAACGGTGTGATATCGAACGTTACACTTCGTCAGCCTGATTCCTCTGGTGGCACGTTAACTTATGAG GGACGCTTTGAGTTGCTGTCCTTGTCTGGGTCCTTTATGCCAACTGAAAACAGCGGAACACGAAGTCGATCAGGTGGGATGAGCGTGTCC CTTGCGAGCCCAGACGGCCGTGTTGTCGGTGGCGGAGTTGCCGGCCTGCTGGTGGCAGCAAGTCCTGTTCAG ATTGTGGTTGGGAGCTTCCTGCCAAGCTaccagatggagcagaagaacaaGAAGCCGCGGGTGGACGCGGCGCCCACCACCGTCCCGCAGACGCCTCCCGCGGTCCCGATTTCAAGCGCGGACACCCACAGCAGCGAGCAAGGGCAGCAGAGCTCCGCGGCCCAGAGAGGGATGACCTCAGGAGGAGCCTATGGTGCAGACCAGAGCTGGGCATCCCCTGCGCAGCAGCCGATGGCTGAGCTGTCCAGGACGCCGTCATCAGGGGACCTGAAGATGACCGCGTCCGGATCATGA